A DNA window from Trichosurus vulpecula isolate mTriVul1 chromosome 2, mTriVul1.pri, whole genome shotgun sequence contains the following coding sequences:
- the LOC118836978 gene encoding putative olfactory receptor 10D4, which yields MNLTNHTGVIKFILMGIPHTKGLEIELFILFLTFYLLTLLGNLLILTAIISSSQLHTPMYFFLANLSLFDIFFPSVSSPKMLLYLMGYSHTITFQGCASQLFFYHFLGCTECFLYTVMAYDRFAAICHPLRYTVIMNQRVCTVLTMGTWLGGCLHAAVLTFLIFKLPYCGPNEVNYFFCDIPVVLPLACADTSLAQMVSFTNVGIVALLCFLLIVISYIRIVFSILKIGSSEGRRRAFSTCSAHLTSILLFYGPVVLIYLRPASTPWLDSVIQVLNNIVTPSLNPLIYTLRNKEVKLALRKVLHQVVNTSGV from the coding sequence AATCACACAGGAGTGATCAAGTTCATCCTGATGGGAATACCCCACACTAAAGGGCTGGAGATTGAGCTTTTTATCCTGTTTCTGACATTCTACCTCCTCACCCTACTGGGGAATCTGCTTATCCTCACAGCTATCATTTCTTCTTCCCAGCTTCACACtcccatgtattttttcctgGCAAATCTATCTCTGTTTGacatattttttccttcagtaaGTTCTCCTAAGATGCTGCTCTACCTCATGGGATACAGTCACACCATCACTTTCCAGGGCTGTGCATCCCAACTATTCTTCTACCATTTTCTGGGTTGCACTGAGTGTTTCCTCTATACTGTGATGGCATATGACCGCTTTGCAGCCATCTGTCACCCACTGAGGTATACAGTCATTATGAACCAAAGGGTGTGTACTGTCCTGACTATGGGTACCTGGTTGGGTGGTTGTCTGCATGCAGCTGTGCTTACATTTCTCATCTTTAAGTTACCCTACTGTGGCCcaaatgaggtaaattatttcttttgtgatATCCCTGTAGTGTTGCCCCTAGCTTGTGCAGATACCTCTCTAGCTCAGATGGTGAGTTTCACCAATGTTGGCATTGTGGCTCTTCTATGTTTCCTGCTTATTGTCATTTCATACATTCGCATTGTGTTCTCCATACTGAAAATCGGCTCATCAGAGGGCAGGCGCCGAGCTTTCTCCACCTGCAGTGCTCACCTGACTTCCATCCTCTTGTTCTATGGGCCTGTAGTCCTCATCTATCTCAGACCTGCTTCTACTCCTTGGCTGGATTCTGTGATTCAGGTGTTAAATAATATTGTCACCCCTTCCCTGAATCCCTTAATTTATACACTGAGGAACAAGGAAGTGAAATTGGCCTTGAGAAAAGTACTGCATCAAGTGGTAAACACTTCAGGAGTGTAA